One Tubulanus polymorphus chromosome 5, tnTubPoly1.2, whole genome shotgun sequence DNA segment encodes these proteins:
- the LOC141905215 gene encoding uncharacterized protein LOC141905215 isoform X1, protein MGSEAVEEYRQSLSDLTFNSKPQISMLTMLADENQNHAQQIVQVIETHIQKSKPLLKLPALYLIDSIIKNVHKSSYIQIFTQNIVFTFCHVFEKGDEKTRVALFKLRQTWSEIFPQKKLYAIDIRVRAIDPAWPVMAKPPDPSGTPSIHVNPKFIKKTDPRLKQQEKTEPNVGISPELHIQEKGVDEEAAMRKQLLAKQQELLKLQQQQLELELQQTKARIEQQQQQLKHKEKLKAAYSSANLPLPSVDPQLDMIPPSPEVTEPMVSEPVVTEPVKPTVVPPRRRDPRLANRDPRLETKSTVAPAASVTGTIPTASAAAQGLSNLEAAQMLAHQLSQIAHTSGVKKNTLDLLGQLQAALTTPSSQQSNNSTIAVKTESEPASTPTAEVEPRFSHSEQYQTDPSQYQNSVTMMQMPMMYPGQFPSMPFQAPVAMTMPYHQQQMTDAIPATTVPLDSIPIPPSSSADNTKTTDANTKTSSTTNVYINNKKGKKKDAQKTEKQKEIEAWKEKKRLEENERLRKERERIEFKEREKERERIRRQAVRVSRRSPERHSRRSGNGEEIDEFGRIKKPRPRSRSRSRDRDSSSRRGSPRDSKEKVSSSRRESKDSPKREDDKSKKLISEPAIKKSKPFKSEQTDFDKTLSSDSDVEKLKIDVSPSPGFIPSPTPAFKDIIGKIVKDSVERMQERTNDIDEDLRKNSKHTGDIDMRVPAVKMSDQEDQPKDRSQDIDLRKISRFEEKPNDIENVEHDTQVYIDSQDVDMRKGSLPQIFTDNRFKDKDLWVEPDKDMRKKTMADESAANNEENESIKTDFAVVQNPDVGGSVEASSVVDTASAVEIGGDVDMRLESIKNKSEAEKPVEYQEQRDDVEPVSIESAHDTDLRKRPSNNPQPIKAPDVQPIESSNIPPIKASDTDLRSRAPVYSTDLGMRMSSDDDAWQHRHDFDMRPARSAGKDVDMRLPAEEFRAKRVDALRLVGKDEDIRARLSQWAQRDDDNRRTRPARKDSDTDLRCDQDLRVKRDRDIDMRSKTADVTNENVQRLDEEPPVKKQRSDTDDKENISDDDSFKGKDQDYRQPGKITNAGWAKFKASHPDEFPFQQPQEMELLKSPAPSGDFDMRMAPPLMANSETSNEDEEIPQGEFSPDPVEERRGYHHRREFSPDRRRRDYRGQGGRYGGRRNSSEITSSIPPPIPPPGAPIEDLISHQTAMLKHLNNELYTKNLHPHKRGEIKVQMERLRQMRDMLRRRADSDDKGGSLMPPPAPPAGLMEPLKDSPKDLQPRRAGEQIEVTADGVELVVPGKPILHTFTHLPPHIDPAQLPFGDENNLEDREEVVIDRRTFEIRMGQKSRRIELGDEPYWFRVDPSKRQVFMNDRAVYKIGTPMKEVKVGLRKFMICYRGPVKKIWIDGMQFDVRLNGPPQKIFIDNTQHDIRIDGFQRNEVYIDGIGQGPFGGSPRIIMIAFTKHEIRFDQPRREILIDGKICQLHLDYPVPVIFMGDKPHGICFDGPPRDLYIDSKAYRLPMDNTAIIRIGPRPHRVAFLGPGHEVMIDGRTYEVFFDAPPREINISGRLHNLSLKGPPPEVKILDEIPVDPATGELLFVPKSFMEANKKDKYGRLEKQAKSYREYLKKSESYDSNGQMCPTGPAMNMMGMPGLMNPMGLMMGTMPGMMNPMGMMMTPDIRMQMMQGMANPMMAMNPMMAQMQQQMMMQQSMQAGQMMPNMMNQPVVSQQSIVSPQQPAAVTSSEQSEQKTAESSSSSVNVMDLLNKLKMFGMLNEQKKKEEEERNSSNNSSEIKTSSSENVIAESESLVRVAPIPDLTSLDISLLRKHHAGVIQRLYLGIQCSSCGVRFVHEDCERYRLHLDWHFRLNKRGKDDMKIAHFRKWFFDAADWVDFVEIQDEEEKARKNFFARSLQAQQEMGIHPGGVEVEEISCPAATGRENDDVCEICRDPFEQFWDEEAEEWHLKDAIRVDNKTYHPVCYEDANVTLLLETPTPTPEVKSQPFFQTPMVPTQLFPPDIKSENAQVETKPEDPIVEVPPANEPSTADNPELVTPKVEPVDVKTETSQKLEQTIPPELLPPTPMKIEPPEITTATTDKTDTPTPPGSPVEESSVSLPGTRIPFPFPSQSTMQSAVNTAEESPVVVVMKPEDSANQINVISSRLPKFFPK, encoded by the exons ATGGGATCCGAAGCGGTTGAGGAATACAGACAATCATTGTCTGATTTAACATTTAACAGTAAACCTCAGATCAGCATGTTGACTATGTTGGCCGATGAGAACCAAAATCACGCTCAACAAATCGTCCAAGTTATCGAGACTCATATTCAAAAG agtAAACCGTTGTTGAAGCTTCCAGCGTTATATCTAATAGATTCGATCATCAAGAATGTTCACAAGAGCTCCTACATTCAGATCTTCACACAAAATATAGTCTTCACATTTTGCCATGTGTTTGAAAAG GGAGATGAGAAAACTCGAGTGGCATTGTTCAAACTACGTCAAACATGGAGCGAAATTTTCCCTCAGAAGAAACTTTATGCTATAGATATCAGAGTGCGAGCTATCGATCCAGCATGGCCCGTTATGGCTAAACCCCCCGACCCGAGTGGAACTCCAAGTATTCATGTAAAtcctaaattcattaaaaag ACTGACCCTCGTTTGAAGCAACAAGAGAAAACTGAGCCTAATGTAGGAATATCACCTGAATTACACATACAAGAGAAGGGAGTAGATGAAGAGGCAGCGATGAGAAAACAGTTACTGGCTAAACAACAAGAACTGTTGAAATTGCAACAGcaacaattagaattagaaCTTCAACAGACTAAAGCAAGAATTgagcaacagcaacaacaattaaaacataaagaaaag TTAAAGGCAGCGTACAGTTCAGCTAATCTACCCCTACCCTCAGTGGACCCACAGTTAGATATGATTCCACCTTCTCCAGAAGTTACCGAACCAATGGTTTCGGAACCAGTGGTAACGGAACCCGTTAAACCTACAGTTGTGCCACCACGTCGACGAGATCCACGTCTCGCTAATCGTGACCCCAGATTGGAGACGAAATCTACTGTTGCGCCAGCTGCTTCGGTTACGGGTACTATACCAACAGCGTCTGCTGCTGCTCAGGGATTGTCTAATCTAGAAGCAGCTCAAATGTTAGCTCATCAGCTATCACAGATAGCTCATACATCAGGTGTTAAAAAGAATACACTGGATTTACTGGGTCAGTTACAGGCAGCTTTAACCACACCATCTTCTCAACAGTCCAATAACTCTACAATAGCAGTAAAAACAGAGTCGGAACCTGCGTCAACTCCTACTGCTGAAGTCGAGCCTAGGTTCTCACATTCAGAGCAATATCAAACAGACCCCTCACAATATCAGAATTCTGTAACAATGATGCAAATGCCTATGATGTATCCAGGTCAGTTTCCGTCAATGCCATTTCAAGCTCCTGTAGCAATGACGATGCCTTATCACCAGCAGCAAATGACTGATGCAATCCCAGCTACCACTGTGCCACTTGACAGCATCCCGATTCCACCATCAAGTTCTGCAGATAACACTAAAACTACAGACGCCAACACTAAAACAAGTAGTACAACAAACGTCTATATTAACAATAAGAAGGGTAAAAAGAAAGATGcacaaaaaactgaaaaacagaAAGAGATCGAAGCTTGGAAAGAGAAAAAACGTCTGGAAGAAAATGAAAGACTAAGAAAAGAACGAGAGAGGATAGAATTTAAAGAAAGGGAAAAAGAACGAGAGAGAATCCGTCGTCAAGCGGTTCGTGTATCACGTCGATCACCTGAACGTCACAGTAGGCGTAGTGGCAATGGTGAAGAGATTGATGAGTTTGGTCGAATTAAGAAACCACGACCACGGTCGAGATCCCGTAGCCGTGATCGCGACTCTAGCAGTCGTCGTGGGAGTCCACGTGATTCTAAAGAGAAAGTTTCGTCATCGCGTCGCGAAAGTAAAGATTCACCAAAACGCGAAGACGACAAATCGAAGAAATTGATTTCGGAACCAGCAATCAAGAAATCAAAACCTTTTAAATCAGAGCAGACAGACTTCGATAAAACGTTGTCTTCGGATTCCGATGTGGAGAAACTTAAAATTGATGTCAGTCCTAGTCCAGGGTTTATTCCTAGTCCTACTCCTGCGTTTAAAGATATCATCGGTAAAATTGTGAAAGATTCGGTTGAAAGAATGCAGGAACGTACAAATGATATAGATGAAGATTTGAGGAAAAATTCCAAACATACCGGAGACATCGATATGAGAGTCCCTGCTGTAAAAATGTCAGATCAAGAAGATCAACCCAAAGATCGATCTCAAGATATAGATTTGCGTAAAATATCAAGATTTGAAGAGAAACCAAATGATATAGAGAATGTAGAACATGATACGCAGGTCTACATAGATTCACAGGATGTAGATATGAGAAAAGGAAGTTTACCTCAGATATTTACTGATAACAGATTTAAAGATAAGGATCTATGGGTAGAACCTGATAAAGATATGCGAAAGAAAACAATGGCTGACGAATCCGCAGCaaataatgaagaaaatgaatcCATCAAAACTGACTTCGCTGTTGTCCAGAACCCTGATGTAGGGGGTAGTGTCGAAGCAAGTAGTGTCGTTGATACAGCTAGTGCTGTTGAAATAGGAGGGGATGTCGATATGAGACttgaatcaatcaaaaataaatcagagGCTGAAAAACCTGTTGAATATCAGGAGCAGAGGGATGATGTAGAGCCAGTTTCCATAGAATCTGCGCATGATACAGATCTAAGAAAACGTCCGAGCAACAATCCTCAACCAATCAAAGCTCCTGATGTCCAACCAATTGAAAGTTCCAATATTCCACCAATCAAAGCCTCTGATACAGATTTAAGAAGTCGGGCGCCAGTTTATAGCACAGATCTGGGAATGAGGATGTCATCAGACGATGATGCATGGCAACATAGACATGATTTCGATATGAGGCCAGCTCGAAGTGCTGGTAAGGATGTCGATATGAGACTTCCAGCTGAGGAATTCAGAGCAAAACGAGTAGACGCTTTACGCCTCGTGGGTAAGGATGAAGATATACGAGCCAGGCTGAGTCAATGGGCTCAGAGAGATGACGACAATCGACGAACTCGACCTGCGAGGAAAGATTCGGATACCGATCTGAGATGTGATCAAGATTTGAGGGTAAAACGAGATCGCGATATTGATATGAGATCTAAAACAGCAGATGTTACAAATGAGAATGTTCAGAGACTGGATGAGGAACCACCGGTTAAAAAACAACGAAGTGATACTGATGATAAAGAAAACATTTCTGATGA CGACTCTTTCAAAGGTAAAGATCAGGACTATCGACAACCTGGCAAAATAACGAATGCAGGATGGGCAAAGTTTAAAGCGTCACATCCTGATGAGTTCCCCTTCCAGCAACCACAGGAAATGGAGCTGTTAAAATCACCTGCACCATCTGGGGATTTTGATATGAGAATGGCACCACCGTTGATGGCAAATAGTGAGACGTCGAATGAGGATGAAGAAATACCGCAGGGCGAATTTTCTCCCGATCCAGTAGAGGAGCGACGAGGCTATCACCATCGTAGAGAATTCTCACCAGATCGTAGACGCAGAGATTATAGAGGTCAAGGTGGTCGATACGGAGGTCGCAGAAATTCATCAGAAATCACTTCGAGCATTCCGCCTCCTATACCACCACCTGGTGCTCCGATAGAAGATTTAATCTCACATCAAACTGCTATGCTTAAACACCtcaataatgaattatacACGAAAAATTTACACCCGCACAAACGAGGGGAAATAAAAGTCCAGATGGAAAGGTTACGTCAAATGAGAGATATGCTCCGAAGACGTGCcgattctgatgataaagggGGGAGTCTAATGCCGCCACCAGCTCCCCCTGCCGGTTTAATGGAACCCCTCAAAGATTCCCCTAAAGATTTGCAGCCGAGACGAGCAGGTGAGCAGATAGAAGTGACAGCAGATGGAGTTGAATTAGTTGTTCCGGGGAAACCAATATTACATACATTCACTCACCTACCCCCTCATATTGACCCTGCACAACTTCCATTCGGTGATGAGAACAATTTAGAAGATCGTGAAGAAGTCGTCATTGATCGTAGAACGTTTGAAATCCGTATGGGACAGAAGTCACGACGTATTGAATTGGGAGATGAACCATATTGGTTCCGAGTTGATCCATCAAAACGACAAGTGTTTATGAATGATAGAGCTGTTTATAAAATCGGAACCCCTATGAAAGAAGTAAAAGTTGGACTACGTAAATTTATGATTTGCTATCGTGGACCAGTGAAAAAGATTTGGATTGACGGAATGCAGTTTGATGTCAGGTTAAATGGTCCTCCTCAGAAAATCTTTATCGATAACACGCAACATGATATTCGCATAGATGGTTTCCAGAGGAATGAAGTTTACATCGATGGAATTGGCCAGGGTCCATTCGGAGGGTCCCCTAGGATCATTATGATTGCATTTACTAAACATGAAATACGTTTCGACCAGCCTAGACGCGAAATTCTAATCGATGGCAAAATTTGTCAGTTGCATTTAGATTACCCAGTTCCAGTTATATTCATGGGTGATAAGCCACATGGAATATGTTTTGATGGACCTCCACGTGACCTTTATATTGACAGTAAAGCTTACCGGCTACCAATGGATAATACGGCAATAATCAGAATCGGGCCACGACCGCATCGTGTTGCGTTTCTTGGGCCGGGCCACGAGGTTATGATAGATGGACGAACCTATGAGGTATTTTTTGATGCGCCTCCACGAGAAATCAATATCAGTGGTCGTTTACATAATCTCTCTTTGAAAGGACCGCCGCCTGAAGTAAAAATACTCGATGAAATTCCTGTCGACCCTGCCACAGGCGAATTGTTGTTTGTCCCGAAGTCGTTCATGGAAGCcaataaaaaagataaatatgGGCGATTAGAGAAACAGGCAAAATCGTACAGAG AGTATTTAAAGAAATCCGAATCATATGACTCAAATGGACAGATGTGTCCAACCGGTCCTGCTATGAATATGATGGGTATGCCTGGACTAATGAACCCTATGGGCTTAATGATGGGAACAATGCCTGGAATGATGAACCCCATGGGAATGATGATGACTCCGGATATCAGAATGCAAATGATGCAAGGAATGG CTAACCCAATGATGGCGATGAATCCGATGATGGCTCAAATGCAGCAACAGATGATGATGCAGCAATCAATGCAAGCTGGACAGATGATGCCAAACATGATGAATCAGCCAGTTGTATCTCAGCAGAGTATTGTATCACCCCAACAACCAGCTGCAGTAACATCCTCCGAACAGTCGGAACAGAAAACTGCTGAGTCATCCTCATCCTCCGTTAATGTGATggatttattgaataaattgaaaatgtttggaaTGTTGAACGAACAGAAGAAAAAAGAGGAAGAAGAAAGAAATTCATCAAACAATTCATCTGAAATTAAAACG TCAAGTTCAGAGAATGTAATAGCAGAATCAGAGTCCTTAGTTCGTGTCGCTCCAATCCCAGATCTTACTTCGTTAGATATCAGCTTATTACGCAA GCATCATGCAGGAGTTATTCAGCGTTTATATCTAGGAATTCAATGCTCATCGTGTGGTGTAAGATTCGTACATGAAGATTGTGAAAGGTACCGTCTGCATCTCGACTGGCATTTCCGTTTGAATAAACGTGGAAAAGATGACATGAAAATTGCGCATTTCAGAAAATGGTTCTTTGATGCAGCG gattgggttgattttgtagaaattcaagatgaagAGGAGAAAG CACGGAAAAATTTCTTTGCTCGTTCATTACAAGCTCAGCAAGAAATGGGCATCCATCCAGGTGGCGTTGAAGTTGAAGAGATTAGTTGTCCGGCGGCTACTGGAAGGGAAAATGATGAT GTTTGCGAAATTTGCCGTGATCCATTCGAGCAGTTCTGGGATGAGGAAGCAGAGGAATGGCACCTGAAAGACGCGATTCGAGTGGATAATAAGACCTATCATCCTGTCTGTTATGAAGACGCTAATGTT ACTTTACTCCTAGAAACTCCTACACCAACTCCAGAAGTTAAATCTCAGCCATTCTTCCAGACTCCAATGGTACCGACTCAACTTTTCCCTCCGGAcatcaaatcagaaaatgctCAGGTTGAAACTAAACCAGAGGATCCAATTGTGGAAGTCCCACCAGCGAATGAACCTTCAACTGCAGATAATCCAGAGTTAGTCACTCCTAAAGTAGAACCAGTCGATGTGAAAACTGAAACTAGTCAGAAATTGGAGCAAACAATTCCACCAGAACTCTTGCCTCCAACTCCGATGAAAATAGAGCCTCCAGAAATAACGACAGCCACTACTGATAAAACGGATACACCGACACCGCCTGGTAGTCCTGTCGAGGAATCATCGGTATCGTTACCTGGTACACGGATACCATTCCCATTTCCGTCTCAGTCAACAATGCAATCCGCAGTTAATACAGCGGAAGAATCACCGGTCGTAGTAGTAATGAAACCTGAAGATTCTGCTAACCAAATTAATGTGATATCGTCACGGTTGCCTAAATTCTTTCCTAAATAA